Within Lentisphaerota bacterium, the genomic segment ATCTGCCAGCGCCGGCGCGATCTGTTTTGCCCCGATTGTGTCCGCAACTGCTCGCAGCAAGGCACGCCGTTATGAGCCTAGACCGCCACTACACTCAATCCCAGGCGGCGCGGTTGCTCGGGGTGTCAGTGTCCACGATCCGCCGGCATGTGCGCCGCGGCCGGCAGACTCAGGGCCGTGAGGGCATTTGGCCGGTTGCCACGATCTCGGGGCAACTCAGACTGATTCCGGAACGTGCGCTGCGGCGCTGGGTGACGCAAGCGTGAGTACCGATACCCTCTTCGATCTTGACCAGTACATCGCCGAAGCCGTGCGCCTGCCGACTGCGGCGGGGCATTTTACGGGTGAACTGCTGGCGGAACGGGAGCCGGCCAAGTATGCCGCTGCGGTGAGGCTTGTGGCGGCTGGTTTACCACGTATTCAGATCGCATCCACTCTTCACATCTCGCATCACACGCTGCTCGCCGTGATCCGCCGCGAAGGCGCCGCCATAGCCCAGGAGAAAGAAAGGCTCAAGCGGTTGGCCCTGTACGGTGCCGGCCTCTGCATGGAATCGATCCTCGATGACCTGGCGGACGAGGAGAAGCGCGCCAAGATGCTGCCGCGCGACAAGGCGTGGATCGCTGGCGTCCTGACCGACAAGGGCCTGGTCCTCGGTGGCGATGCGACCGTGATCCATGAAATCCGGTCGGCGCCGGATCACGAGGCGTTCAACCGTGCGATCGAGGCCGAGGGTGTCGAGGTCG encodes:
- a CDS encoding helix-turn-helix domain-containing protein, translating into MPAPARSVLPRLCPQLLAARHAVMSLDRHYTQSQAARLLGVSVSTIRRHVRRGRQTQGREGIWPVATISGQLRLIPERALRRWVTQA